In Calidithermus timidus DSM 17022, the following are encoded in one genomic region:
- a CDS encoding TldD/PmbA family protein, producing MNFEEAKDYLLQKARAMGLEAEVLATETREMSLSAFEGRLEEITQATQGGIGVRVVVEGKVGYAYTEEKTPEALDWVMQEAYENALLQTGGDAFIPAGSALGRHDLLGEGLSAALEEKQAAALAVEATLRQDARVKQVPRTAYQEQEVEVVLGSTKGASGGYRAGVSVLMGSAILEGGGAPKQSWNVDASREFHALEPGKTALELIERTARLLDARPLKTGKYRAYFEPKAFAQLLGVISFLFSAKNVLEGKSLLAGKVGEQVASGLVTIVDDPTLPGGIASRPFDAEGTPSRPLVIIENGLLKSFAHNSETARKMGVESTGHAQRGYKGVLGVGHSNLFLKPGAGVRLEEGVLVTEMMGLHAGANPISGDFSLQALGLKLEGGEVAYAVENFTVAGNLLTLLQSISAVGSELEWEYWGMALGAPMVEVAELSFAGA from the coding sequence ATGAACTTCGAAGAGGCCAAGGACTACCTGCTGCAAAAAGCCCGTGCGATGGGTCTCGAGGCCGAGGTGCTGGCCACCGAGACCCGCGAGATGAGCCTCAGCGCCTTCGAGGGGCGGCTGGAGGAGATCACCCAGGCTACCCAGGGCGGCATCGGGGTGCGGGTGGTGGTGGAGGGCAAGGTGGGCTACGCCTACACCGAGGAGAAGACCCCCGAAGCCCTGGACTGGGTGATGCAGGAAGCCTACGAAAACGCCCTGCTCCAGACCGGAGGGGACGCCTTTATCCCAGCGGGCTCGGCGCTGGGACGTCACGACCTGCTGGGCGAGGGGCTCTCGGCTGCGCTGGAGGAGAAACAGGCCGCGGCTTTGGCGGTAGAGGCCACCCTGCGTCAGGATGCGCGGGTCAAGCAGGTGCCCCGCACCGCCTACCAGGAGCAGGAAGTCGAGGTAGTGCTGGGTTCGACCAAAGGGGCCAGCGGAGGCTACCGCGCCGGGGTGAGCGTGTTGATGGGCTCGGCCATCCTCGAGGGTGGCGGGGCTCCGAAGCAGAGTTGGAACGTCGATGCCAGCCGTGAGTTTCACGCCCTCGAGCCCGGCAAAACCGCCCTAGAACTCATCGAGCGCACAGCCCGCCTGCTGGATGCCCGGCCCCTCAAGACCGGGAAGTACCGCGCTTACTTCGAGCCCAAGGCCTTCGCCCAGCTCCTGGGCGTCATCAGCTTTCTCTTCTCGGCCAAGAACGTGCTCGAGGGTAAGAGCCTGCTGGCGGGCAAGGTGGGGGAGCAGGTGGCCTCTGGGCTAGTGACCATCGTGGACGACCCCACTTTGCCTGGCGGCATCGCCTCGCGCCCCTTTGACGCCGAGGGAACGCCCTCGCGCCCTCTGGTCATTATCGAAAACGGCTTGTTGAAGAGCTTTGCCCATAACTCCGAGACCGCGCGGAAGATGGGGGTTGAATCCACCGGTCACGCCCAGCGCGGCTACAAGGGTGTGCTCGGGGTGGGCCACTCCAACCTCTTTCTGAAGCCCGGAGCCGGCGTCCGGCTGGAAGAGGGAGTCCTCGTGACCGAGATGATGGGCCTCCACGCCGGGGCCAACCCCATCTCGGGGGACTTCAGCCTGCAGGCCCTGGGCTTGAAGCTCGAGGGGGGTGAGGTGGCCTACGCGGTGGAGAACTTCACCGTGGCCGGAAACCTGCTCACGCTCTTGCAAAGCATCAGCGCGGTAGGGAGTGAGCTGGAGTGGGAGTATTGGGGCATGGCCCTGGGGGCCCCCATGGTCGAGGTGGCCGAACTGTCCTTCGCGGGAGCGTAG
- a CDS encoding DUF502 domain-containing protein: MRLQRHFIAGLLALLPLSVTVYVLAWVYNSSASIITALMHVVGLTPPSWLLPLLPVIGILAMLALIVLVGTLAGNYVGKVLLAGIDRSFKSIPLIREVYNAVQQIAHTLLGQPEVHFQRAALIEYPRKGLYTLCFIASAEVGRRLSPLPEGYTVVLVPTSPVPASGMAIIVPTAEVIPLEISIEDALKYVVSGGFILPEAKARKLLEPTQPSGGLPRVEG, encoded by the coding sequence ATGAGGCTTCAACGTCACTTCATCGCCGGATTGCTGGCGCTGCTGCCCTTGAGCGTCACGGTGTACGTGCTGGCGTGGGTTTACAACTCCTCAGCTAGCATCATCACTGCCCTGATGCATGTGGTGGGCCTTACCCCTCCATCCTGGTTGCTGCCGTTGTTGCCGGTGATCGGTATCCTGGCGATGCTCGCCCTGATCGTCCTGGTGGGCACCCTGGCCGGGAATTACGTCGGCAAGGTGCTTCTAGCTGGCATCGACCGCAGCTTCAAGTCGATTCCCCTGATCCGTGAAGTCTACAACGCCGTCCAACAGATCGCCCATACCCTGCTGGGTCAGCCTGAGGTGCATTTCCAGCGGGCGGCGCTCATTGAGTACCCGCGCAAAGGGCTCTATACGCTGTGCTTCATCGCCAGCGCCGAGGTGGGCAGGAGGCTTTCCCCCCTGCCCGAGGGCTACACGGTGGTGCTGGTGCCCACCTCGCCGGTTCCGGCCTCGGGCATGGCCATCATCGTGCCCACTGCCGAGGTCATCCCCCTCGAGATCAGCATCGAGGACGCCCTGAAGTACGTGGTTTCAGGGGGCTTTATCCTGCCCGAGGCTAAAGCCCGCAAGCTGCTCGAGCCCACTCAACCGTCAGGCGGGTTGCCGCGGGTGGAAGGTTGA
- the lgt gene encoding prolipoprotein diacylglyceryl transferase, which translates to MDPIMIELGPIQIRWYGFFLVLAIFAGFEIAKRYLRAWGYDPDRFEQAAFWAVVAGVIGARVGYVLTSPSDFAGNPISALYIWQGGLSIHGAVIGGILAFWLYARRYGTPFMPYIEASLPAVALGIIGGRLGNFMNGSDTVGRLTSLPIGFTWPSSASGFPGICKAGDNISLAYGLCLGEVVRGPVHLTQIYGVIIGIILSVLVVRWLAMRKPWGYAFWQFVLWYSVLRGGLEETFRLNPLWLKVYENNTLGIGFFTATQLFSIPLIILAIVMLYRLPKGGREAVAVAVPTPPKTGKAEAKPPKKD; encoded by the coding sequence ATGGACCCAATCATGATCGAACTCGGGCCGATCCAGATTCGCTGGTACGGCTTCTTCCTGGTGCTGGCGATCTTCGCCGGCTTCGAGATCGCCAAGCGCTACCTGCGGGCTTGGGGCTACGACCCCGACCGCTTCGAGCAGGCCGCCTTCTGGGCGGTGGTGGCCGGGGTAATCGGGGCGAGGGTGGGCTACGTGCTCACCAGCCCCAGCGACTTCGCCGGCAACCCCATCTCGGCTTTGTACATCTGGCAGGGCGGGCTCTCGATCCACGGGGCCGTGATCGGGGGCATCCTGGCCTTCTGGCTCTATGCCCGCCGCTACGGCACCCCCTTCATGCCCTACATCGAAGCTTCCCTCCCGGCGGTGGCGCTGGGGATCATCGGTGGGCGGCTGGGCAACTTCATGAACGGCTCCGACACCGTCGGTCGTCTGACCAGCCTGCCCATCGGCTTCACCTGGCCCTCGTCGGCCTCGGGCTTCCCCGGCATCTGCAAAGCCGGCGACAACATCAGCCTGGCCTACGGGCTGTGTCTGGGCGAGGTGGTGCGCGGCCCGGTTCACCTGACCCAGATCTACGGGGTGATCATCGGGATCATCCTGAGCGTGCTGGTCGTGCGCTGGCTGGCGATGCGAAAGCCCTGGGGGTACGCTTTCTGGCAGTTCGTACTGTGGTACAGCGTGCTGCGGGGAGGGCTCGAGGAGACCTTCCGCCTCAACCCGCTGTGGCTCAAGGTCTACGAGAACAACACGCTGGGCATCGGCTTCTTCACCGCCACCCAGCTCTTTTCGATCCCGCTGATCATCCTGGCCATCGTCATGCTCTACCGCCTGCCCAAAGGGGGCCGCGAAGCCGTAGCCGTGGCGGTGCCCACTCCCCCCAAGACAGGCAAAGCCGAGGCCAAGCCGCCCAAGAAGGATTGA
- a CDS encoding acetyl-CoA hydrolase/transferase family protein, whose protein sequence is MDTTRTGKALRRSAVNKLYQSRLCDLESAAAMVQSGWRVFVSGNAATPTPLLEALAARKDELSNVELVHVLQLGPDPFLAPEMEGHFRRRSMFVGPADREAVNSGRADYVPISLHQIPWLFKRGLLPLDAALVQVSPPDEFGFVSLGVEVIASKAAVENARQVIALVNPRMPRTLGDTFVHVSRFTAFVEVDLPLPELERGGFGEVEARIGKHVAELIDDGCTLQMGIGAIPDAVLANLEGRRDLGVHTEMVSDGVMEALERGIITGSRKTLLPSKVVGTFVLGSERLYRFVHDNPLFEMRPADFVNDPFTIARNSRMIAINSALEIDITGQVCADSIGGTIYSGFGGQLDFIRGAAASEGGKPIIALPSTGKKGTISRIVPVLKSAAGVVTTRADVHYVVTEYGVAELFGRSLRERAVALINIAHPDFREELTKAAWERHLLPRSYTGVTL, encoded by the coding sequence ATGGACACTACCCGAACCGGAAAAGCCCTGCGCCGAAGTGCAGTAAACAAGCTTTACCAATCGCGACTGTGCGACCTCGAGAGCGCGGCGGCCATGGTGCAAAGCGGTTGGCGGGTCTTCGTCTCGGGGAACGCCGCTACCCCGACCCCGCTGCTCGAGGCCCTGGCCGCACGCAAGGATGAGCTGAGCAACGTCGAGTTGGTCCATGTGCTCCAGCTCGGTCCCGACCCTTTCCTGGCCCCCGAGATGGAGGGGCACTTCCGCCGTCGCTCGATGTTCGTAGGGCCCGCCGACCGCGAGGCGGTCAACAGCGGTCGCGCCGACTACGTGCCGATCTCGCTGCACCAGATCCCCTGGCTGTTCAAGCGCGGCCTGCTGCCCCTGGATGCCGCGCTGGTGCAGGTTTCGCCGCCCGACGAATTTGGCTTCGTGAGCCTGGGAGTAGAGGTCATCGCCTCTAAGGCCGCCGTCGAGAACGCCCGCCAGGTGATCGCCCTGGTCAATCCCCGCATGCCCCGCACCTTGGGCGATACCTTCGTCCACGTCTCCCGCTTCACGGCCTTCGTCGAGGTGGACCTGCCGCTGCCCGAGCTCGAGCGCGGCGGCTTTGGCGAGGTTGAGGCCAGGATCGGCAAGCACGTGGCCGAGCTCATCGACGATGGCTGCACCTTGCAGATGGGCATTGGCGCCATCCCCGACGCGGTGCTGGCCAACCTCGAGGGCCGCAGGGACTTGGGCGTGCACACCGAGATGGTCTCGGACGGGGTGATGGAGGCGCTGGAGAGGGGCATCATCACCGGCAGCCGTAAGACGCTGCTGCCGAGTAAGGTGGTGGGCACCTTCGTGCTGGGCAGCGAACGGTTGTACCGCTTTGTGCACGACAACCCCCTCTTCGAGATGCGGCCCGCTGATTTCGTCAACGATCCTTTCACCATCGCCCGCAACAGCCGCATGATCGCCATCAACTCCGCGCTCGAGATCGATATTACCGGCCAGGTCTGCGCCGACTCCATCGGCGGCACCATCTACTCGGGCTTTGGCGGTCAGCTCGACTTCATCCGGGGGGCGGCGGCCAGCGAGGGGGGCAAGCCCATCATCGCCCTACCCTCTACGGGCAAGAAGGGGACGATCTCTCGCATCGTCCCGGTGCTCAAGAGCGCTGCCGGGGTGGTCACCACCCGCGCCGACGTGCACTACGTCGTGACCGAGTACGGCGTGGCCGAGCTCTTCGGTCGCAGCCTGCGGGAGAGGGCCGTGGCGCTGATCAACATCGCCCACCCCGACTTCCGCGAAGAGCTCACCAAGGCTGCTTGGGAACGCCATCTGTTGCCGAGAAGCTATACGGGAGTGACGCTGTAA
- a CDS encoding DUF2325 domain-containing protein, with the protein METDVRRYLRHEFHVEGPLSPGKFESELAKRIGSPSRRRPILKAWKRYLAGGGVEAVRSFYAELLAHPRERLEGMVYAMHLPFLEFYAQKLPPLLERLGAGRVLEVGAFTGALLGLLLRARPDLEWHALEGVSEAVRLGQERFPGVTWHRGWFGEAPLELPQMDAVLLLSVLPEGYLGDLPGRLEAEAFDRQFQFSARLMALQGLLRPGGLLVYGHGPFLGKNPEGVGEILEGLGFGEVGRVGEGEYFLVTGRMPERLTRVHPDESSVSIVLPAEPVAQPPPAQAAPEELWRLLEAEDYAEVLRRSTEDSRGEVAYLRGRALFALSRFAEAESALALADRPEAEDLRAFCWVELEDYRRALPRLEALASRGGRYRLYLGRVYLGLGRLADALRQLFEAGLPEAELYLKIALERMEERAVRLSREGDWSEASRRVEFVEDLSPQLLSRGLLRLGLQASLSQGLWARAQRYAQRLYDLGEAAGALGLALVGLRVRGPEGLESVPLDDLKEVEPYLTDAVARAEEATALLALGLLRHREGRYPEALRYLEAAAREGQGESKGFAYHLLAESKQALGYPMTEVLGDHKRAHAHRAYGVEELFALAQQAFEQGETVLAREFLARVRDSGLEHFQGDPGAVLRLVETLEGPWEAFRLLARSLERTLDPPLELLELAYRLSRSFSQSEEAQNVRGRYLAALYDAGQQLGAEALLLAELARNPEALEVLYDLAEHYERTGAYKKATEQWRKALEVAYYWEKDLELSREILRNLLFLNPTDPELQLYLEELKATSKAVAKLDGVPDALAGATPDSLLKEGLPRFHGEYLLVVGGHTQLRSRMVPFLEAQGLRVDWFDSDANSAGREVIRRIHSRLERAHGMMIISSYVGHDLSEPVRLEAENLGVPVYLTPGRARGVTGFLRALAEFAPQLFKRALRGG; encoded by the coding sequence GTGGAAACCGATGTAAGACGTTATCTGCGTCACGAATTTCACGTCGAAGGCCCACTCTCGCCCGGCAAGTTTGAAAGCGAGCTGGCCAAGCGCATCGGTAGCCCGAGCCGTCGAAGACCGATCCTGAAGGCCTGGAAGCGCTATCTGGCCGGGGGCGGCGTGGAGGCGGTGCGAAGTTTTTACGCTGAGCTGCTGGCGCATCCCCGTGAGCGCTTGGAGGGAATGGTGTATGCCATGCACCTGCCCTTTCTGGAATTTTATGCACAGAAGCTTCCGCCTCTGCTCGAGCGCTTGGGTGCGGGGAGGGTGCTCGAGGTAGGGGCTTTCACCGGGGCCTTGCTGGGCTTGCTGCTTCGAGCCAGACCAGACCTCGAGTGGCACGCTTTAGAGGGTGTGTCGGAGGCGGTTCGCCTCGGGCAGGAACGCTTTCCCGGCGTGACCTGGCATCGGGGCTGGTTCGGCGAGGCGCCCCTGGAGCTGCCCCAGATGGACGCGGTTTTGCTGCTGTCGGTGCTGCCTGAGGGTTACCTGGGCGACCTGCCGGGGCGGCTCGAGGCCGAAGCCTTCGACCGGCAGTTCCAGTTCTCGGCGCGGCTCATGGCTCTGCAGGGGCTGCTGCGTCCGGGGGGCTTGCTGGTTTACGGCCACGGCCCCTTCCTGGGCAAGAACCCCGAGGGCGTGGGAGAAATCCTCGAGGGCCTGGGCTTTGGCGAGGTGGGGCGGGTAGGGGAGGGGGAGTACTTCCTGGTTACCGGGCGCATGCCTGAGCGGTTGACGCGCGTACACCCGGACGAGAGCAGCGTCTCCATCGTCCTGCCGGCTGAGCCTGTAGCCCAGCCTCCACCTGCCCAGGCCGCGCCCGAGGAACTGTGGCGGCTGCTCGAGGCCGAGGACTACGCCGAGGTCCTGCGGCGCAGTACCGAGGACAGCCGGGGCGAGGTGGCCTATCTGCGGGGGCGGGCGTTGTTTGCCCTGTCGCGCTTTGCCGAGGCCGAGAGCGCCCTGGCGCTGGCGGATAGGCCCGAGGCCGAGGACCTGCGGGCTTTCTGCTGGGTCGAACTCGAGGACTACCGCCGGGCGCTGCCCCGCCTGGAGGCCCTGGCCAGCCGAGGCGGGCGTTACCGCCTCTACCTGGGCCGGGTCTACCTGGGGTTGGGGCGGCTGGCCGACGCGCTGCGGCAGTTGTTCGAGGCTGGCCTCCCCGAGGCCGAACTCTACCTCAAGATCGCCCTCGAGCGCATGGAGGAGCGCGCCGTGCGCTTGTCGCGTGAGGGAGACTGGAGCGAGGCCAGCCGCCGGGTGGAGTTCGTCGAAGACCTCTCGCCCCAGCTTTTGAGCCGGGGGCTGCTAAGGCTGGGCCTGCAGGCTAGCCTGAGTCAGGGGTTGTGGGCCAGGGCGCAGCGCTACGCCCAGCGGCTCTACGATCTGGGCGAGGCGGCGGGGGCGCTGGGGCTGGCGCTGGTGGGTTTGCGGGTACGGGGGCCGGAGGGCCTGGAGAGCGTGCCTCTGGACGACCTCAAGGAGGTCGAGCCCTACCTCACCGACGCGGTGGCTCGTGCCGAGGAAGCTACCGCCCTGTTGGCACTGGGCCTGCTGCGTCACCGCGAAGGGCGGTATCCCGAGGCCTTGCGCTACCTCGAGGCCGCCGCGCGGGAAGGGCAGGGCGAGTCCAAGGGCTTCGCCTACCACCTGCTGGCGGAGTCCAAGCAGGCCCTGGGTTATCCCATGACCGAGGTGCTGGGCGACCACAAGCGGGCCCACGCCCACCGGGCATACGGGGTCGAAGAGCTCTTTGCCCTGGCCCAGCAGGCCTTCGAGCAGGGCGAGACGGTGCTGGCGCGGGAGTTTCTGGCCCGTGTGCGCGACAGTGGCCTGGAGCACTTCCAGGGCGATCCCGGCGCGGTGCTGCGGTTGGTGGAGACCCTGGAGGGCCCTTGGGAGGCTTTCCGCTTGCTGGCCCGTTCGCTCGAGCGCACCCTAGACCCTCCGCTGGAGTTGCTCGAGCTGGCCTATCGCCTCTCACGCAGCTTCAGCCAGAGCGAGGAGGCCCAGAATGTGCGAGGCCGCTACCTGGCCGCGCTCTACGACGCCGGGCAGCAGCTGGGGGCCGAGGCTTTGCTGCTGGCCGAACTCGCGCGCAACCCCGAGGCGCTGGAGGTGCTCTACGACCTGGCCGAGCACTACGAGCGCACCGGAGCCTACAAGAAGGCCACCGAGCAGTGGCGCAAGGCCCTCGAGGTCGCCTACTACTGGGAAAAAGACCTCGAGCTCTCCCGCGAGATCCTGCGCAACCTGCTCTTCCTCAACCCCACCGACCCCGAGTTGCAGCTCTATCTCGAGGAGCTCAAGGCTACCTCCAAGGCCGTGGCCAAGCTCGACGGGGTGCCCGACGCGCTGGCCGGAGCCACCCCCGACAGCCTGCTGAAGGAGGGTCTGCCCCGCTTCCACGGCGAATACCTGCTGGTGGTGGGAGGGCACACCCAACTCAGAAGCCGCATGGTGCCCTTCCTCGAGGCCCAGGGCCTCAGGGTCGACTGGTTCGACTCCGACGCCAACTCTGCCGGACGTGAGGTGATCCGCCGCATTCACAGCCGCCTCGAGCGCGCCCACGGCATGATGATCATCTCCAGCTACGTCGGCCACGACCTCTCCGAGCCGGTGCGGTTGGAGGCTGAGAACCTGGGCGTGCCGGTCTACCTCACCCCAGGCCGCGCACGGGGCGTCACCGGCTTCCTGCGGGCTTTGGCCGAGTTCGCCCCCCAGCTCTTCAAGCGGGCCTTGCGCGGGGGCTGA
- a CDS encoding TldD/PmbA family protein — MLSETLVGEVLSRARLGGADYAELYVERWRRRSLRMLSGEVKEAASGLEYGAGLRLLYGSEVVYAYTNDLSAQSLLELTETMVKLKGRAGQVDAQGRGGLDFRKQAAQGLHAPEVPLSAKDRRYRLERLLEAEAAARVAPEIKQVQTQLLEWDQEVLVATSEGKWVEDRRVRTRYVVTAIAQGEAGMQTGSVGPGKSVGLELFELYPPGMVGRQAGEQAMTNLRAKPAPAGTMPVVIGNAFGGVIFHEALGHLLETTSVAKKASVLCDKLGEKVASPCVTYIDDGTTPHGWGSSEFDDEGLATERTVLIENGVLKSYMVDRWGAWRTGLRPTGSGRRQDYTFAPTSRMRNTFIAPGDTPKEKLFEGIEFGLYAKDMGGGQVKPGSGEYNFAVKEAYIIRRGRIEEPVRGAMLVGKGPDSISKIAAVSSDLETAPGMCGSLSGSLPVEVGQPHLLISEIVVGGQA, encoded by the coding sequence ATGCTTTCAGAAACACTGGTGGGCGAGGTGCTCAGCCGGGCCAGGTTGGGTGGAGCCGACTACGCTGAGCTGTACGTCGAGCGCTGGAGGCGGCGGTCCTTGCGGATGCTCTCAGGTGAGGTCAAGGAGGCTGCCAGCGGCCTCGAGTACGGCGCGGGGCTGCGGCTGCTCTACGGCAGTGAAGTGGTGTATGCCTATACCAACGACCTCTCGGCGCAGAGCCTGTTGGAGCTGACCGAAACCATGGTCAAGCTCAAGGGCCGGGCCGGGCAGGTGGACGCCCAAGGCCGGGGTGGGTTGGATTTCCGCAAACAGGCCGCGCAGGGCCTGCACGCGCCCGAGGTGCCGCTGTCGGCCAAAGACCGACGCTACCGCCTCGAGCGGCTCTTGGAGGCCGAGGCGGCAGCCCGCGTGGCTCCCGAGATCAAGCAGGTGCAAACCCAACTGCTGGAGTGGGACCAGGAAGTGCTGGTGGCAACTTCGGAGGGGAAGTGGGTCGAGGACCGCCGTGTTCGCACCCGCTATGTGGTGACCGCCATCGCTCAGGGTGAGGCTGGGATGCAGACGGGGAGCGTGGGGCCGGGGAAGAGCGTGGGCCTCGAGCTCTTCGAGCTCTACCCTCCCGGCATGGTGGGCCGCCAGGCCGGGGAGCAGGCCATGACCAACCTGCGGGCCAAGCCTGCCCCGGCGGGTACCATGCCGGTGGTCATCGGCAATGCCTTCGGCGGGGTGATCTTCCATGAGGCCTTGGGGCACCTGCTGGAGACCACCTCGGTGGCCAAGAAGGCCAGCGTGCTCTGCGACAAGCTGGGTGAAAAGGTGGCCAGCCCTTGCGTGACCTACATCGACGACGGCACCACCCCTCACGGCTGGGGCTCCTCCGAGTTCGACGACGAGGGCCTGGCCACCGAACGTACCGTGCTCATCGAGAACGGCGTGCTCAAGAGCTACATGGTCGATCGCTGGGGCGCCTGGCGTACCGGCCTGCGCCCCACGGGTTCCGGACGCCGCCAGGACTACACCTTCGCCCCCACCAGCCGCATGCGCAACACCTTCATCGCCCCCGGCGACACCCCAAAGGAGAAGCTCTTCGAGGGGATCGAGTTTGGCCTCTACGCCAAGGACATGGGCGGGGGGCAGGTCAAGCCGGGTTCGGGGGAGTACAACTTTGCCGTCAAGGAGGCTTACATCATCCGCCGTGGCCGCATCGAGGAGCCGGTGCGGGGAGCCATGCTGGTGGGCAAGGGCCCCGACAGCATCTCGAAGATCGCAGCGGTCTCCAGCGACCTCGAGACCGCCCCTGGCATGTGCGGCAGCCTCTCGGGGAGCCTGCCGGTGGAGGTGGGCCAGCCCCACCTGCTGATTTCCGAGATCGTGGTGGGAGGTCAGGCATGA
- a CDS encoding DUF456 domain-containing protein, whose amino-acid sequence MNVFADWLFVLVWIVGLVGTFVPVLPATLIILAGALLHELMVGFSELSRLTWIWLALITLAVFAVDNLAALIGARRYGAGRAGMWGAFIGGIFGLFILPPLGVFVMPLVGAFAAESLSGKSADAALRAAWGTFVGMLGGMAGKFLLHLMMGILVLRAIF is encoded by the coding sequence GTGAACGTTTTCGCCGACTGGCTGTTCGTGCTGGTCTGGATCGTCGGGTTGGTAGGCACCTTCGTGCCGGTGCTACCCGCTACCCTCATCATCCTGGCCGGAGCTCTGCTGCACGAGTTGATGGTGGGCTTCTCCGAGCTATCCCGCCTCACCTGGATCTGGCTGGCGCTGATCACGCTAGCGGTGTTCGCAGTGGACAACCTGGCTGCCCTCATCGGCGCTCGGCGCTACGGGGCAGGCCGGGCCGGGATGTGGGGGGCCTTCATCGGGGGCATCTTCGGCCTGTTCATCCTGCCCCCGCTGGGGGTGTTCGTAATGCCGCTGGTGGGGGCTTTCGCGGCGGAAAGCCTCAGCGGCAAAAGCGCCGATGCCGCCCTGCGGGCAGCCTGGGGCACCTTCGTGGGGATGCTGGGGGGAATGGCGGGCAAGTTCCTGCTGCACCTGATGATGGGAATTCTGGTGCTGAGGGCCATTTTCTAA
- a CDS encoding glutaredoxin family protein, which produces MSYILISRDGCHLCEEAEQLLEALRVPFERRSVDEKPEWVAHYSFRVPVLLKGEQVLMEGRFEAARLTKLLRE; this is translated from the coding sequence ATGAGCTATATCCTGATCAGCCGCGACGGGTGTCATCTGTGCGAGGAAGCCGAGCAGCTGCTCGAGGCCTTGCGCGTGCCCTTCGAGCGGCGCAGCGTGGACGAGAAGCCCGAATGGGTAGCCCACTACAGCTTCCGGGTTCCGGTACTGCTAAAGGGCGAGCAGGTGCTAATGGAGGGTCGCTTCGAAGCGGCCCGGCTAACTAAACTGTTGAGGGAGTGA
- a CDS encoding DinB family protein produces the protein MNPYLARIIALLGKDDPVASLAAMPQRLEELLPRLEPDRSYAPGKWTAREILCHLADTELAMGFRFRQTLAQDNHTVQPFDQDAWAARYGGLPIRLAFETFKALRAWNLALLRGLSEEDLERSYYHPEREEWESLRLLVRFWAGHDLNHLGQLEVIASQSAQG, from the coding sequence ATGAACCCCTACCTCGCCCGCATCATCGCCCTGCTGGGGAAGGACGACCCCGTGGCTTCCCTGGCAGCCATGCCCCAGCGGCTCGAGGAGCTCCTGCCCCGGCTCGAGCCCGATAGGAGCTACGCTCCGGGCAAGTGGACCGCGCGCGAAATCCTATGCCACCTGGCCGACACCGAGCTGGCCATGGGCTTTCGCTTTCGCCAGACCCTCGCACAGGACAACCACACGGTGCAGCCCTTCGATCAGGATGCCTGGGCTGCGCGCTACGGGGGCTTGCCTATACGGCTGGCCTTCGAGACCTTCAAGGCCCTGCGGGCCTGGAACCTGGCGCTTTTGCGCGGCCTGAGCGAGGAAGACCTGGAGCGCAGCTACTACCACCCCGAGCGCGAGGAGTGGGAGAGCCTGCGCCTGCTGGTGCGCTTTTGGGCCGGGCACGACCTCAACCACTTAGGACAGCTCGAGGTCATCGCTTCGCAAAGCGCGCAAGGCTGA
- a CDS encoding RNA methyltransferase yields the protein MPDLRPKTESNPFTHNVRVVLVGTQEPMNVGAVARAMRNFGMSELWLVAPEPRVLADLEARPDSDAYRLAVHAEPILDNLRRGETVLEAVRECELVLATTARSRDIPVGRLAEPRGAAQAVAQVAQRGKVALLFGREMYGLTNEEMDQAGLIVRIPTAPEQPSLNLAQAVLLLAYEIFVVTANPPAPSPERLAEREALERLFEDLESYILEIGFTDSKRFGYARRRLRRILHKAELTPAEVQMLRGLLHQSRWYAKHGPREG from the coding sequence ATGCCTGATCTTCGCCCCAAGACCGAGTCCAATCCCTTTACCCACAACGTGCGGGTGGTGCTGGTAGGCACCCAGGAACCCATGAACGTGGGTGCGGTGGCCCGAGCCATGCGCAACTTCGGTATGAGCGAGCTGTGGCTGGTGGCTCCGGAGCCCCGCGTGCTCGCCGACCTCGAGGCCCGCCCCGACTCCGACGCCTACCGCCTGGCTGTCCACGCCGAACCCATCCTCGACAACCTGCGTCGCGGTGAAACGGTGCTGGAGGCCGTGCGCGAGTGTGAGTTGGTGCTGGCGACCACGGCGCGCTCCAGGGACATCCCTGTGGGTCGCTTGGCCGAGCCCAGGGGGGCCGCCCAGGCCGTAGCCCAGGTGGCCCAGCGGGGCAAAGTAGCCCTGCTTTTCGGGCGGGAAATGTACGGCCTCACCAACGAGGAGATGGATCAGGCCGGGCTCATCGTGCGCATCCCCACCGCTCCTGAGCAGCCGAGCCTGAACCTGGCCCAGGCCGTGCTGTTGCTGGCCTACGAGATCTTTGTGGTCACTGCCAATCCACCGGCCCCCAGCCCCGAGCGCCTGGCCGAGCGTGAGGCCCTCGAGCGCCTCTTCGAGGACCTGGAAAGCTACATCCTGGAGATCGGTTTTACCGACTCCAAGCGCTTTGGCTACGCCCGCCGCCGTCTGCGCCGCATCCTGCACAAGGCCGAACTGACCCCTGCCGAGGTGCAGATGCTGCGGGGCTTGCTGCACCAGAGCCGCTGGTATGCCAAGCATGGGCCGCGGGAGGGTTGA